The Castanea sativa cultivar Marrone di Chiusa Pesio chromosome 11, ASM4071231v1 genome contains a region encoding:
- the LOC142616178 gene encoding uncharacterized protein LOC142616178 gives MPPWMMFFDGAAHQERAGAGVVFVSPQRQILLYSFSLSELCSNNVAEYQALIIGLQMAIEIGILQLEIFGDSKLIINQILEQYDVKKEDLVPYCKYAKKLLANFEAITLEHIPRKENRQADALANLATALALSQEETAKIAISQRWVVPFVVEEEEEQANVISICLVEKEDWRQTIIEYLQHGRLPDDVRHKTEVRRRVARFIYYKETLFRHSFDGPLPKSSGGHLYILAATDYFSKWAEAVPLRGSEERNGGQFYPNSLDLSVWCSSVYHNR, from the exons atgccaccatggatgatgtttttcGATGGGGCTGCACATCAAGAAAGAGCGGGGGCAGGTGTAGTGTTTGTTTCACCACAACGACAAATACTTCTATACTCGTTCTCATTAAGCGAACTTTGCTCTAACAATGTAGCCGAATATCAAGCATTGATCATTGGTCTACAAATGGCCATTGAGATCGGCATATTGCAGCTCGAGATCTTTGGGGATTCtaaattaattatcaaccaaatctTGGAGCAGTATGATGTCAAGAAAGAAGACCTTGTCCCTTATTGCAAATATGCGAAGAAGTTGCTCGCAAATTTTGAGGCAATTACATTGGAGCATATACCAAGGAAGGAGAATAGACAGGCTGATGCTTTAGCCAATTTGGCTACCGCCTTAGCATTATCCCAAGAAGAGACAGCCAAAATTGCTATTTCCCAAAGGTGGGTGGTGCCTTTcgtggttgaagaagaagaagagcaagcTAACGTCATTTCTATATGCCTTGTCGAAAAGGAAGATTGGCGACAAACGATCATTGAGTACCTTCAACATGGAAGACTCCCGGATGATGTACGCCATAAGACCGAAGTTCGGCGAAGGGTTGCTCGATTCATTTATTATAAAGAAACTCTCTTTCGCCAttcatttgatg gaccattaccaaaatcatcCGGTGGCCATTTGTACATCTTGGCTGCAACTGATTACTTCTCAAAATGGGCAGAAGCTGTGCCTCTTAGGGGAAGTGAAGAAAGAAACGGTGGTCAATTTTATCCGAACTCACTTGATCTATCGGTATGGTGTTCCTCGGTATATCATAACCGATAA